A DNA window from Chryseobacterium sp. MEBOG06 contains the following coding sequences:
- a CDS encoding T9SS type B sorting domain-containing protein: MKKILLLFSVLSVILLFSQKKTSENNSYYFYENKGQIIDQDGKENRDVKYLFHSNGLNVQLRSGGFSYDVYEVRKTANSNFLQKKENILPNPKLYNTDEFIYEKMNHRIDIELLGSNKKAIITAEGRSRDYENYYNLPNNSKGITNVHRYQKVKYKNIYPNIDLVFFKPKDTLKPIEYNFLINPGGKVSDIKMKFNGSPALIKDGKLTMAVRFGEIHEDIPNSWIAGSIQKNIDVTFKDFGNQTFGFTTPINTSNKMIVIDPVPTRIWGSYAGGYGDEYGKMKTDIQNTGYLHGTTTSTTNFATSGTYQQNLAGNFDAFLMKINKDGQRLWGTYYGFGMTDGFMDVDFDESFNIFAGGTVQRGPYNENIVLTKFNSNGSLVFEKEFVSSRQDELYTVSYNQNHVYIGGDAFSPDFPTVNAMQPTKSTPIGYTDGILASLNSTTGSVDWATYFGRSDGSTSIFHIFSSVNDLEIIGATQSSTIPMVNAFQSVKGGESDGIYLKMSKSGNNILRSSYYGNSGSELVWKARIVNNTLILAGKYSTPASYMGQPGVWRVDLATNAITKSYFNFTGDPQILAYPDTSGNVFFTGLHSNGQPDISTPGAYMGMPAMYISTFLIKYNQNDVKEWGTYYKGNGATQLGLVTKDEDGAIYLTGMSSGNSSGIATPGTFQQSQGGGNDMFIAKFQDCTSAAVVTSNSPVCPNNTVQLNATGGTTYHWTGPNGFTSNLQNPTIPNAAAASSGNYTCQVSGSGACDGSFTVNVVVGDAIAPVPNTFSLADISGDCHTVITNFPTATDNCAGTITATTTDPLSYSIPGNYIVHWTYNDGNGNTASQNQNIIVTSPSLPVATNLNQTFCATSNPKILDIQVTGQNLKWYDAAGTVLPVTTPLVNGQTYYTSQTINGCESNKIAVQVTVNTTSKPSANANQDFCASANPTLEKLIITGVSLIFYNAAGTVLPVTTPLIHGQTYYVTQTINNCESEKMAITVTLSLGNVPAKGFADTFCNDTTGNTMTVNLHNYDASIINNPGSYIITYTDGAGNPIANPSAYIMNTGSSLIYVKVATTDGCFKVVRLDLTINPKPFVNLPEKLDFCQGKSVILDAGSGFKSYLWNTGATTQTITVSVPGTYSVKVTNNFGCENSSSTQVTYSLLAHIVSINITNNTATVILSASGNYEYSLDNATWQDSNIFTNLTMGEYTVYVRTKSGCYIGQKNFSIFNIPNAISPNGDGVNDTWKISGLENYPGTEVYLYDRQGVIIYKEIINKKPFQWDGKYDSQPVATGNYWYIIKVSDGRIYNGWLLIKNR; encoded by the coding sequence ATGAAAAAAATTTTATTACTGTTCTCAGTTTTGAGTGTAATACTTCTATTTTCACAGAAAAAGACTTCGGAAAACAATTCATACTATTTTTACGAAAACAAAGGCCAGATCATTGATCAGGACGGGAAAGAAAATAGAGATGTGAAATACCTCTTTCATTCCAACGGGCTGAATGTACAGCTTCGCTCCGGCGGGTTTTCTTATGATGTATATGAAGTAAGGAAAACAGCTAATTCCAACTTCTTGCAAAAAAAAGAAAATATTCTTCCCAATCCTAAGCTCTATAATACTGATGAATTCATTTATGAAAAAATGAATCACAGAATAGATATTGAACTTTTAGGTTCCAATAAAAAAGCGATTATCACAGCAGAGGGCAGATCCAGGGATTATGAAAACTATTATAACCTTCCCAATAATTCTAAGGGTATAACTAACGTGCATCGCTATCAAAAAGTAAAATACAAGAATATATACCCAAATATAGACCTGGTATTCTTCAAACCCAAGGATACTTTAAAACCCATTGAATATAATTTCCTCATCAATCCGGGCGGAAAGGTTTCAGATATAAAAATGAAATTCAATGGTTCTCCTGCCTTAATCAAAGACGGTAAACTAACCATGGCTGTAAGGTTTGGCGAGATTCATGAAGATATTCCCAACAGCTGGATTGCAGGGAGTATTCAGAAAAACATTGATGTTACTTTTAAAGATTTTGGAAACCAAACTTTTGGCTTTACTACTCCAATCAATACTTCAAATAAAATGATCGTCATAGATCCTGTACCTACAAGAATATGGGGAAGCTATGCAGGAGGCTATGGGGATGAATATGGAAAAATGAAGACAGATATTCAAAATACAGGTTATTTACATGGAACAACTACCAGTACAACAAACTTTGCAACATCAGGAACATATCAGCAAAATTTAGCAGGAAATTTCGATGCTTTTTTAATGAAAATAAATAAAGATGGTCAAAGGCTGTGGGGAACATACTACGGTTTTGGAATGACGGATGGATTTATGGATGTTGATTTTGATGAAAGCTTTAATATTTTTGCGGGAGGAACTGTTCAAAGGGGGCCATATAACGAAAATATTGTTTTAACAAAATTCAATAGTAACGGAAGTCTCGTATTTGAAAAGGAATTTGTTTCAAGCAGACAAGATGAGCTTTATACTGTTTCTTATAACCAAAATCATGTATATATTGGCGGAGATGCTTTCAGTCCAGATTTTCCTACAGTAAATGCAATGCAGCCTACAAAATCTACTCCTATAGGATATACAGACGGTATTTTAGCCTCTTTAAATTCCACCACGGGCAGCGTTGACTGGGCAACTTATTTTGGACGGAGTGATGGTTCTACGTCTATTTTTCACATTTTCTCTTCTGTTAATGATCTGGAGATTATTGGAGCTACACAATCTTCAACCATTCCTATGGTTAATGCTTTCCAGTCTGTAAAAGGCGGTGAATCTGATGGTATTTACTTAAAAATGTCAAAATCCGGAAATAACATTCTCAGATCAAGCTATTACGGCAATTCAGGGTCTGAATTAGTATGGAAAGCAAGAATTGTTAATAATACTTTGATTCTTGCCGGAAAATACTCTACACCAGCGTCTTATATGGGACAACCAGGTGTATGGCGTGTGGATTTAGCCACCAATGCAATTACAAAAAGCTACTTTAATTTTACCGGAGACCCTCAGATATTAGCCTATCCAGACACTTCCGGTAATGTCTTCTTTACAGGACTGCATTCAAACGGACAGCCCGACATATCCACTCCGGGGGCATATATGGGAATGCCGGCCATGTATATTTCAACATTCTTAATTAAATACAATCAAAACGATGTAAAAGAATGGGGAACTTATTATAAAGGAAATGGAGCTACACAATTAGGTCTGGTAACAAAAGATGAAGACGGCGCTATTTATCTTACCGGAATGTCAAGTGGAAACTCTTCCGGTATTGCAACTCCCGGAACATTCCAACAATCACAAGGCGGTGGTAATGATATGTTTATTGCAAAATTTCAAGACTGTACTTCCGCGGCAGTAGTTACTTCCAATTCTCCGGTATGTCCTAATAACACGGTTCAGCTCAATGCTACAGGAGGGACAACTTACCATTGGACCGGACCCAACGGCTTTACATCAAATCTGCAAAATCCTACTATTCCCAATGCTGCAGCGGCAAGCTCAGGAAATTATACATGCCAGGTTTCCGGCTCCGGAGCCTGTGACGGTAGTTTTACGGTAAATGTTGTCGTAGGCGATGCTATTGCCCCCGTTCCTAATACTTTCAGCTTAGCAGATATCTCAGGAGACTGCCATACAGTAATCACCAATTTCCCAACCGCTACGGATAATTGCGCAGGAACAATTACTGCAACAACAACGGATCCACTATCCTATTCAATTCCCGGAAACTATATTGTCCATTGGACTTATAATGATGGTAATGGAAATACTGCAAGTCAAAATCAAAATATAATTGTTACATCACCTTCTCTTCCGGTCGCAACTAACTTAAATCAAACTTTCTGCGCTACCAGTAATCCAAAAATATTAGATATTCAGGTTACAGGTCAGAATTTAAAATGGTATGATGCTGCGGGAACAGTCTTGCCGGTAACAACACCTCTTGTGAACGGACAGACTTATTATACTTCCCAAACGATCAATGGCTGCGAAAGCAACAAAATTGCAGTTCAGGTAACGGTAAATACCACTTCTAAGCCAAGTGCAAATGCTAACCAGGATTTCTGTGCTTCTGCCAATCCTACATTAGAAAAATTGATCATAACAGGGGTTTCACTGATATTTTATAATGCTGCGGGGACTGTATTACCTGTAACTACTCCACTTATCCATGGGCAGACCTACTATGTAACTCAAACTATCAATAACTGTGAGTCTGAAAAAATGGCCATCACGGTAACACTTTCTTTAGGCAATGTTCCCGCAAAAGGTTTTGCAGACACATTTTGTAATGATACTACCGGAAATACAATGACGGTTAATCTTCATAATTATGACGCCAGTATCATTAACAATCCGGGCAGTTATATTATCACGTATACTGATGGAGCAGGAAACCCTATAGCCAACCCATCTGCTTATATTATGAATACAGGATCATCACTTATATATGTAAAAGTAGCTACAACAGATGGATGTTTTAAAGTGGTAAGACTGGATCTGACTATCAATCCAAAACCTTTTGTTAACCTTCCTGAAAAACTGGATTTCTGTCAGGGAAAGTCAGTTATTCTGGATGCAGGATCAGGATTTAAATCTTATCTGTGGAATACCGGCGCTACCACTCAAACCATTACAGTATCAGTTCCCGGAACATATTCGGTAAAGGTCACCAATAATTTTGGATGTGAAAACAGCAGCTCTACGCAGGTTACCTATTCATTACTAGCTCATATTGTATCGATAAATATTACTAATAACACCGCTACAGTTATCCTTTCCGCATCCGGAAACTATGAGTATTCTCTGGATAATGCTACATGGCAGGACTCTAATATATTTACCAATTTAACAATGGGAGAATACACGGTGTATGTGAGAACAAAGTCCGGCTGTTACATCGGGCAGAAAAATTTCTCTATATTTAATATTCCTAATGCTATAAGCCCTAATGGGGACGGAGTGAATGACACATGGAAAATATCAGGACTGGAAAATTATCCGGGAACAGAAGTTTATTTATATGACAGACAAGGCGTCATAATTTATAAAGAAATTATAAACAAGAAACCCTTCCAATGGGATGGCAAATATGATTCACAGCCTGTGGCTACAGGAAATTACTGGTATATCATCAAAGTTTCTGATGGAAGAATATACAACGGCTGGCTTCTCATCAAAAACAGATAG
- a CDS encoding S1 RNA-binding domain-containing protein, whose amino-acid sequence MQLGKTQTLKISEKINSGWMLVDESGEKAFLPKIFIQEEKETGEEVEVFVYQDDDKLKATTEIPLAEVGEFAVMGCVQSLPSGAFMDWGIIKDLFIPYKQQKTKIIEGKRYLVYIYVEEEMGLITGTTKFKRNPQYQDLPFKKGDKVDLLMMNESELGWNVVINKQYIGLIYASDVFKKLYPLSEETGYIKDIREDGKIDISLQPVGFENIDEFKQKILNKLEENYGLLYVSDKSTPEEIKDELNMSKKNFKKAIGGLYKDKIIDILEDKIKLL is encoded by the coding sequence ATGCAACTCGGAAAAACTCAGACTTTAAAAATTTCAGAAAAAATCAATTCAGGATGGATGCTCGTGGACGAATCCGGCGAGAAAGCTTTTCTGCCCAAAATTTTCATCCAGGAAGAAAAAGAAACAGGAGAAGAGGTTGAGGTTTTCGTGTATCAGGATGACGACAAATTAAAAGCTACTACTGAAATTCCTTTGGCTGAAGTAGGTGAGTTCGCCGTAATGGGCTGTGTACAGAGCCTTCCAAGTGGTGCATTTATGGACTGGGGAATCATCAAAGATTTATTTATCCCTTATAAGCAGCAGAAAACCAAAATTATCGAAGGAAAAAGATATCTGGTTTATATCTACGTGGAGGAAGAGATGGGGCTGATTACAGGAACCACAAAATTCAAAAGAAATCCACAATATCAGGATCTTCCGTTCAAAAAAGGAGACAAAGTAGATCTTCTAATGATGAATGAAAGCGAATTGGGCTGGAATGTGGTAATCAATAAACAGTATATCGGTTTGATATATGCTTCTGATGTTTTTAAAAAATTATATCCTTTATCAGAGGAGACAGGATATATAAAAGATATCCGTGAAGATGGTAAAATTGATATTTCCCTTCAGCCGGTTGGTTTTGAGAATATTGATGAATTCAAGCAAAAAATTCTGAATAAGCTAGAAGAAAATTACGGCCTTCTCTATGTGTCAGATAAATCAACTCCTGAAGAAATCAAAGATGAGCTGAATATGAGCAAAAAGAATTTTAAAAAGGCTATCGGCGGACTTTATAAGGATAAGATCATTGATATTTTAGAAGACAAAATCAAATTACTATAA
- a CDS encoding VOC family protein — MEIKNLDHLVLTVADINTTIEFYTQIMGFEVVTFGDNRKALIFGNQKINLHQKGQEFEPKAETPTCGSADLCFIARTDIHEIMKELKQKNVEIIEGIVDRTGAVGKIKSVYFRDPDQNLIEVSNYL, encoded by the coding sequence ATGGAAATAAAAAATCTGGATCATCTTGTCTTAACCGTAGCCGATATCAACACAACTATTGAATTTTATACCCAAATCATGGGATTTGAAGTGGTTACCTTCGGGGATAACAGAAAAGCTTTGATTTTTGGAAATCAAAAAATTAATCTCCATCAGAAAGGGCAGGAATTTGAACCTAAAGCAGAAACACCCACCTGTGGTTCTGCGGACCTTTGTTTTATTGCCAGAACAGATATTCATGAAATAATGAAAGAGCTAAAGCAGAAAAATGTAGAGATCATTGAGGGAATTGTAGACCGAACCGGTGCTGTGGGAAAAATAAAATCGGTCTATTTCCGTGATCCGGATCAGAATCTTATTGAAGTGAGCAATTATCTTTAA
- a CDS encoding KTSC domain-containing protein yields MKKIGEHRTLLGVDKNATLKELKTIYRNVMKDTHPDKFINDESGKLEAEEKSKSVIEAYHFLVSINPETQEKYKEEYTETITKSNIQDFYLEKAVLKVQHLNGNMYEYIGVPRNTYIKMVNADSPSRFARRHIYGNFIYRKSGEAMAD; encoded by the coding sequence ATGAAAAAAATTGGTGAGCACAGAACGCTTCTTGGGGTAGACAAAAATGCTACTTTAAAAGAATTAAAAACGATTTACAGAAATGTGATGAAAGATACACATCCTGATAAGTTTATCAATGATGAATCCGGAAAACTGGAAGCCGAAGAAAAAAGTAAATCTGTGATTGAAGCCTATCATTTTTTGGTAAGCATTAATCCTGAAACACAGGAAAAATATAAAGAGGAATATACTGAAACCATCACAAAATCTAATATTCAGGATTTTTATCTTGAAAAAGCAGTGTTGAAGGTTCAGCATTTGAACGGCAATATGTACGAATATATTGGTGTTCCAAGAAATACCTATATCAAAATGGTAAATGCTGATTCTCCAAGCCGTTTTGCAAGAAGACATATCTACGGAAACTTTATCTACAGAAAGTCCGGAGAGGCCATGGCAGATTAA
- a CDS encoding efflux RND transporter periplasmic adaptor subunit codes for MKKTLIYIIVAAVLVGLAAYKIAGNKEKQTKEVKEVAKQVDKINVNIVTVTRENIDTDYSANGTFLPKQEMNQSSEIAGRIVNVLVKEGSRVSAGQVLATIKRDAIEVDVSQAQNNLQNAIIDNQRYENAFKTGGVTKQQLDNSRLQLKNMQAAVKAQGVRVNDTSIRAGISGTINKKMVEPGTVVSIGTSMFEIVNINSLKLSVLVDESQIGKIQMGQEVPIKVNVLPEDSFVGRITFIAPKSDASLNFPVEIEVQNRGNLKAGMYATATFKTNNGAATQNMLTVPAEAFVNGVSSGQLFVVQNGVAKLIKVTVGKVYGDKVQVLSGLNDGEQVVTSGQINLDNGSKVNIIK; via the coding sequence ATGAAAAAAACTTTAATATATATCATCGTAGCAGCTGTACTTGTAGGTTTGGCCGCTTATAAGATTGCTGGCAACAAAGAAAAACAGACTAAGGAAGTAAAGGAGGTTGCCAAGCAGGTAGATAAAATCAACGTAAATATTGTAACCGTTACAAGAGAAAATATTGATACGGACTACTCGGCAAACGGAACATTCCTTCCTAAGCAGGAAATGAACCAGTCTTCTGAAATTGCAGGTCGTATTGTCAATGTTCTGGTAAAAGAAGGCTCCAGAGTTTCTGCCGGACAGGTTTTAGCAACAATCAAAAGAGATGCTATCGAAGTAGACGTTTCGCAGGCTCAAAATAACCTTCAGAACGCGATCATAGATAACCAACGCTACGAAAACGCATTCAAAACAGGTGGTGTTACAAAACAACAGCTTGATAACTCAAGACTGCAGCTGAAAAATATGCAGGCTGCCGTTAAAGCTCAGGGAGTAAGAGTAAATGATACAAGCATCCGTGCAGGTATCAGCGGTACGATCAATAAAAAAATGGTAGAGCCTGGAACGGTTGTTTCCATTGGAACTTCAATGTTTGAAATTGTGAATATCAATAGCTTAAAATTGTCTGTATTAGTAGATGAAAGCCAGATCGGAAAAATTCAGATGGGTCAGGAAGTTCCAATTAAAGTAAACGTTTTACCTGAAGATTCTTTCGTAGGTAGAATTACATTTATTGCTCCAAAAAGTGATGCTTCTTTAAATTTCCCTGTTGAAATCGAAGTTCAGAACAGAGGGAATTTAAAGGCGGGTATGTATGCCACTGCTACCTTTAAAACAAACAACGGTGCCGCTACTCAGAATATGCTTACAGTTCCTGCTGAGGCGTTTGTAAACGGGGTAAGTTCAGGACAGCTTTTCGTTGTTCAGAATGGTGTTGCCAAATTGATCAAAGTGACTGTAGGAAAAGTTTACGGTGATAAAGTTCAGGTACTAAGCGGACTGAATGATGGCGAGCAGGTAGTAACCAGCGGACAGATCAACCTGGACAATGGTTCTAAAGTAAACATTATAAAGTAG
- the lpdA gene encoding dihydrolipoyl dehydrogenase yields MSQFDVTVIGSGPGGYVAAIRAAQLGFKTAIIEKYSTLGGTCLNVGCIPSKALLDSSEHFENAKHNFAGHGIIINEPQADIARMIERKNEVVKQNTDGINYLMNKNKITVFEGLGSFESGTQIKITKNDGSSETVESKYTIIATGSKPTALPFISLDKERVITSTEALNLKEIPKHLVVIGGGVIGLELGSVYLRLGAQVTVVEFMDKIIPGMDGALSKELTKVLKKQGMKFMLSTAVSAVERNGDTVKITAKDKKGEEVVVEGDYCLVSVGRRPYTDGLGLEKAGVELDERGRVKVNDHLQTNVANIYAIGDVIKGAMLAHKAEEEGVFVAETLAGQKPHINYNLIPGVVYTWPEVAGVGKTEEQLKEEGVAYKVGSFPMRALGRSRASGDIDGLVKIIADEKTDEVLGMHIIGARAADLIAEGVIAMEFRASAEDIARSSHAHPTYAEAIKEAALDATGKRPIHM; encoded by the coding sequence ATGAGTCAATTCGATGTTACCGTAATAGGTTCTGGTCCTGGAGGATATGTAGCTGCGATCCGTGCAGCTCAATTAGGTTTCAAAACAGCAATTATTGAAAAATATTCAACTTTAGGCGGAACTTGTCTTAACGTTGGATGTATTCCGTCAAAAGCGCTTCTTGACAGCTCTGAACATTTCGAAAATGCAAAACACAATTTTGCAGGCCACGGAATTATCATCAATGAGCCTCAGGCAGATATTGCCAGAATGATTGAGCGTAAGAATGAAGTGGTAAAACAGAATACAGACGGGATCAATTACCTGATGAACAAAAATAAAATCACTGTTTTTGAAGGATTAGGAAGCTTTGAATCTGGAACTCAGATTAAAATCACAAAAAACGACGGTTCTTCTGAAACAGTAGAATCCAAATATACAATTATTGCAACAGGTTCTAAACCAACCGCTTTACCTTTCATCTCTTTAGATAAAGAAAGAGTGATTACTTCTACAGAAGCTTTAAACCTTAAAGAAATTCCTAAACATTTAGTAGTAATCGGAGGTGGAGTTATCGGATTAGAATTAGGTTCTGTATACCTAAGATTAGGAGCTCAGGTAACTGTTGTTGAATTTATGGATAAAATCATCCCTGGAATGGATGGAGCTTTAAGCAAGGAATTGACTAAAGTTCTTAAAAAACAGGGTATGAAGTTTATGCTTTCTACTGCGGTTTCTGCGGTTGAAAGAAACGGTGATACCGTAAAAATTACTGCTAAAGATAAAAAAGGTGAAGAAGTAGTAGTAGAAGGAGATTACTGTCTGGTTTCTGTAGGAAGAAGACCTTATACAGATGGTCTTGGTCTTGAAAAGGCGGGAGTAGAGCTTGACGAAAGAGGAAGAGTGAAAGTAAACGACCACTTACAGACTAATGTTGCTAATATCTATGCTATCGGAGATGTTATCAAAGGCGCAATGTTAGCTCACAAAGCTGAAGAAGAAGGTGTTTTTGTTGCTGAAACATTAGCAGGGCAAAAGCCGCACATCAATTATAATTTAATTCCTGGTGTTGTTTATACATGGCCGGAAGTTGCCGGAGTAGGTAAAACTGAAGAGCAGCTGAAAGAGGAAGGTGTCGCTTATAAAGTGGGTTCGTTCCCAATGAGAGCATTAGGAAGAAGCCGTGCAAGTGGTGATATCGATGGTCTTGTGAAGATCATTGCTGACGAAAAAACGGATGAGGTTTTAGGAATGCATATTATAGGTGCAAGAGCTGCTGACCTTATTGCAGAAGGAGTAATTGCGATGGAATTCCGTGCAAGTGCTGAAGATATTGCAAGAAGTTCTCATGCTCACCCAACATATGCAGAAGCTATTAAAGAAGCTGCATTGGATGCTACAGGAAAAAGACCAATCCATATGTAA
- a CDS encoding retropepsin-like aspartic protease has translation MYCKVNKTDSIRFLFDTGADGSVININSKKKIPLKIDGKSENRGSNGMNTVEYSSNNTVEFGNIQKTNIQLTMIPYNNANFDGVFGTDMMIGKIIEIDYHQKEIRFYDENDPSVNFSGYEKMKLHLIDKYPCIESSITANGKEYSGFFGLDSGADDALTMAAPFAKKNDLANVMKKVGKATAQGSDGSVYEMPVVLCPSVKFAQKYLYNVPITLSGSTEGMDSTEKMAGFFGNKFLKRFNTIIDFKNKYIYFKLNKNLYSEFN, from the coding sequence ATGTATTGTAAAGTTAATAAAACCGATAGCATCAGGTTTCTTTTTGATACCGGTGCAGACGGTTCTGTGATCAACATCAATTCAAAGAAAAAAATACCGTTGAAAATTGACGGGAAATCTGAAAACAGAGGGTCAAACGGAATGAATACCGTTGAATACAGCTCCAACAATACTGTAGAGTTCGGAAATATACAGAAAACCAATATACAACTTACCATGATTCCTTATAACAACGCTAATTTTGACGGTGTTTTCGGAACAGACATGATGATAGGGAAAATTATTGAAATTGATTATCATCAAAAAGAAATTCGGTTTTATGATGAAAATGATCCTTCTGTCAATTTCTCAGGATATGAAAAAATGAAACTACATCTGATTGACAAGTATCCATGCATAGAAAGCAGTATCACGGCAAACGGCAAGGAATATTCCGGATTTTTCGGTCTGGACAGCGGAGCAGATGATGCACTCACTATGGCTGCCCCCTTTGCAAAGAAAAACGACCTGGCCAATGTGATGAAAAAAGTGGGAAAAGCTACAGCTCAGGGTTCAGACGGATCTGTATACGAAATGCCTGTTGTCCTTTGCCCCTCTGTCAAATTTGCTCAGAAATATCTGTACAATGTCCCGATTACCCTTTCCGGTTCCACAGAAGGAATGGATTCCACTGAAAAGATGGCAGGTTTTTTTGGAAATAAATTCTTAAAACGGTTCAATACCATTATCGATTTTAAGAATAAGTATATTTATTTTAAGCTGAATAAAAACCTATACTCAGAATTTAACTAG
- a CDS encoding TetR/AcrR family transcriptional regulator, protein MSNQAKKDQTQELIKETAKNLFFVKGKFDATTQEIADEAGVNRTLINYYFRSRDKLLQIIFDEAQKVEQEKSKIIQNADLPFKEKISQFIESSLATSLQYPYLETYIVSQINKGNCHQREIEEDILNQMYSDIEKEMELGNIEKMAPVQFILNMVSLLVFPSAIRPLFMENLLINDEEYDQIISERKGIIINMLFKN, encoded by the coding sequence ATGTCAAATCAAGCAAAAAAAGACCAAACACAGGAATTGATCAAGGAGACAGCGAAGAATTTATTCTTTGTGAAAGGAAAATTTGATGCTACTACGCAGGAGATCGCCGATGAAGCAGGAGTGAACAGAACCCTTATCAACTACTATTTCCGATCAAGAGATAAACTGCTGCAGATCATCTTTGATGAAGCACAGAAAGTAGAGCAGGAAAAATCTAAAATTATTCAGAATGCCGACCTGCCCTTTAAGGAGAAGATTAGCCAGTTCATAGAAAGCAGCCTTGCAACGAGTCTTCAGTATCCGTATCTGGAAACCTATATTGTTTCACAGATTAATAAAGGAAACTGCCATCAGAGAGAAATTGAAGAAGATATACTAAACCAGATGTATAGTGATATCGAAAAAGAAATGGAATTGGGAAATATTGAAAAAATGGCTCCGGTTCAGTTTATCCTGAACATGGTTTCACTGTTAGTTTTTCCAAGTGCCATAAGACCATTGTTTATGGAGAATCTTTTAATAAATGATGAAGAATATGATCAGATTATTTCTGAACGAAAAGGAATAATTATCAACATGTTGTTTAAAAATTAA
- a CDS encoding TolC family protein, with amino-acid sequence MKRKRITATKLKIGIAAAFMIFGFSSVSAQQQVSLQEAIKQALQNKAEAKKAALQVKKAEYKIGEARAGALPQISASINNTYNPVLQKSVLPGEILGKPGELIPVAFGTKWQSVNVVTLNQSIFDQRVFIGLKAAKSTREFYLLNSELTNEQIIENVATAYYQVFVQEENLKTVQESYANTERVRNVIKSLVDNGLAKPIDLDRTNVQLTNIGSNKQQLINAVEVSKNSLKFYMGVPIETSIELEEKEIVPNPELLATTVNLETRSELKVLNKQKELLEYSKRATVANLYPTVGLNANYGWQGLGNKFPYTTGSSQGTTWGDYASIGVAIKIPIFMGGATKSQIQQAEIDILDLDQDIQNKKLNLSLDYKNAISNMENAIINIQSMKDNVDLAEKVQKNTQSNYQYGLATLTEVLDTENSLTQAKQNYSNALLDYKQAEIKVIKAKGELNTLQNQ; translated from the coding sequence ATGAAAAGAAAACGTATAACTGCTACAAAGCTAAAAATTGGGATAGCTGCAGCATTTATGATTTTCGGTTTTTCATCGGTGTCTGCCCAGCAGCAGGTTTCTCTGCAGGAAGCAATAAAACAGGCACTTCAAAATAAGGCAGAAGCTAAGAAAGCAGCCTTACAGGTAAAAAAAGCCGAATATAAGATTGGTGAAGCCAGAGCCGGGGCCTTACCTCAGATAAGTGCCAGTATAAACAATACGTACAACCCAGTTTTGCAGAAGTCTGTACTTCCCGGAGAAATCTTAGGGAAACCAGGTGAGCTTATTCCGGTTGCTTTCGGAACAAAATGGCAATCTGTAAACGTTGTAACTCTTAACCAGAGTATTTTTGACCAGAGAGTTTTTATTGGTCTTAAAGCTGCAAAATCAACACGGGAATTTTACCTTTTGAATTCTGAATTAACCAATGAGCAGATCATTGAGAATGTAGCTACGGCATACTATCAGGTATTCGTTCAGGAAGAGAATCTTAAAACCGTGCAAGAAAGCTATGCCAATACTGAACGGGTAAGAAATGTAATCAAGAGTCTCGTAGATAATGGATTGGCAAAACCAATCGATTTGGATCGTACCAATGTTCAGCTTACCAATATAGGATCCAATAAGCAGCAGCTGATTAATGCTGTTGAAGTTTCAAAAAATTCTTTGAAGTTTTATATGGGAGTTCCTATTGAGACGTCTATTGAGCTTGAAGAAAAAGAGATTGTACCTAATCCGGAATTATTGGCAACAACTGTCAATTTGGAAACCCGTTCAGAATTAAAAGTTTTAAATAAACAGAAAGAACTTTTAGAATATAGTAAAAGAGCAACTGTAGCTAATCTTTATCCCACGGTAGGACTTAATGCCAACTATGGATGGCAGGGATTAGGGAATAAATTTCCTTATACTACAGGATCCAGCCAGGGAACTACCTGGGGTGATTATGCTTCAATTGGTGTAGCCATCAAGATTCCTATTTTCATGGGTGGGGCTACCAAATCTCAGATTCAACAGGCAGAAATTGATATTCTGGATCTGGATCAGGACATCCAGAATAAAAAGCTCAACCTTAGTTTAGATTATAAAAATGCGATTTCTAATATGGAAAATGCTATAATCAATATTCAAAGTATGAAAGATAATGTGGACCTGGCAGAAAAAGTACAGAAGAATACCCAGTCTAACTATCAATATGGATTGGCAACACTTACTGAAGTATTGGATACTGAAAACTCGCTTACACAGGCTAAACAGAACTATTCTAATGCATTGCTGGACTATAAACAAGCCGAGATCAAGGTAATTAAAGCGAAAGGAGAGTTAAACACATTACAAAATCAATAA